A single region of the Rhipicephalus microplus isolate Deutch F79 chromosome 10, USDA_Rmic, whole genome shotgun sequence genome encodes:
- the LOC119180668 gene encoding putative ubiquitin-conjugating enzyme E2 C, with the protein MGSQNLEQSTPALGESSPRGSRLDSGAETSVRRSSTKRLQQELMALMTSGDRGISAFPEGENIFLWRATIEGPAGTVFEKSVYRLKLVFPDDYPYRSPLVCFETRCFHPNVDREGNICIDILQHEWSALLDVRTVLLSIQSLLGEPNVDSPLNAQAAYLWDDKEAYQRARVAFESGRADENQWQGSCPDE; encoded by the exons ATGGGCTCACAGAACTTGGAACAGTCGACGCCCGCCCTCGGGGAAAGCAGCCCGCGTGGCAGCCGTCTGGACAGCGGTGCCGAGACGTCCGTGCGCCGTTCGTCCACCAAGAGGCTTCAGCAGGAGTTGATGGCGCTCATGACGTCGGGCGACCGGGGCATTTCGGCCTTTCCCGAGGGGGAGAACATCTTCCTCTGGAGGGCAACGATCGAGGGTCCAGCCGGAACGGTGTTCGAGAAGTCCGTCTACCGGTTGAAGCTGGTGTTTCCCGACGACTACCCGTACAGGAGTCCCCTGGTGTGCTTCGAGACGCGCTGCTTTCACCCCAACGTAGACCGGGAG GGCAACATCTGCATCGACATCCTGCAGCACGAGTGGTCGGCACTGCTGGACGTGCGCACGGTTCTACTCTCGATTCAGTCTCTTCTCGGCGAGCCAAACGTGGACAGCCCGCTGAACGCACAGGCTGCCTATCTCTGGGACGACAAGGAAGCCTACCAGAGGGCGCGCGTGGCGTTCGAGTCTGGCCGAGCCGACGAAAACCAATGGCAGGGCTCGTGCCCGGACGAATAG